In Thunnus thynnus chromosome 4, fThuThy2.1, whole genome shotgun sequence, a genomic segment contains:
- the LOC137181187 gene encoding potassium voltage-gated channel subfamily A member 10, giving the protein MEVPLVNFENMDDVGINLGDPNDSGYPTSPPSEAPDQNLLTRRLTSPHQSPHRGRRRHHSGQEGLSPSTPPTLTTKANSSSGSLISNLKLLINSESPTDSVFSKMVKDCYENEDLFEKQCMEEKDEKVVINISGLMFETQLSTLNRFPETLLGDPMKRISYFDPMRNEYFFDRNRPSFDGILYYYQSGGRIRRPANVPLDVFANEIVFYELGHEAMEQFREDEGFIKEPEVLLPTNELQRQFWLLFEYPESSSAAKSVALVSVFVIVISIFIFCLETLPEFREDNDFVPGVTQIINGTQDGSAPHPAAKDLMAYITDPFFIVETICIIWFCFEVGVRFVVCPSKSDFFNNIMNIIDIVSIIPYFVTLGTELATTPDDDVNSGQNMSLAILRIIRLVRVFRIFKLSRHSKGLQILGQTLKASMRELGLLIFFLFIGVILFSSAIYFAEVDEPQTQFVSIPDGFWWAVVTMTTVGYGDMCPITMGGKMVGTLCAIAGVLTIALPVPVIVSNFNYFYHRETEQEEKQVMDAAAEAAQKMSAANKYGSTPSLNKSNGTWQNEKNGMH; this is encoded by the coding sequence ATGGAGGTGCCTCTAGTTAATTTTGAGAACATGGATGATGTCGGCATCAACCTGGGTGACCCGAATGACTCTGGGTACCCGACCTCACCCCCCTCAGAAGCCCCGGATCAGAATCTTTTAACCCGTCGTCTGACGTCTCCTCATCAGTCGCCTCACAGAGGACGACGTAGGCATCATTCCGGTCAAGAGGGGTTGTCACCCTCCACTCCCCCAACTCTGACCACCAAAGCGAATTCCAGCAGCGGCAGTTTGATCTCTAATCTGAAGCTCCTGATCAACAGTGAGTCTCCAACTGACAGCGTCTTCAGTAAAATGGTGAAGGATTGCTATGAGAATGAAGATTTGTTTGAAAAGCAATGCATGgaagaaaaagatgagaagGTTGTCATCAACATTTCAGGCCTGATGTTCGAGACCCAGCTCAGCACCCTGAATAGGTTCCCCGAGACGTTGCTCGGTGACCCCATGAAGAGGATAAGCTACTTCGACCCAATGAGAAACGAGTACTTTTTTGACAGAAACCGACCATCCTTTGATGGTATTCTGTACTACTATCAGTCAGGGGGGAGAATCCGCAGACCGGCCAATGTTCCCTTAGatgtttttgcaaatgaaatTGTTTTCTATGAGTTGGGTCATGAAGCAATGGAGCAGTTCCGTGAAGATGAAGGGTTTATCAAAGAGCCAGAGGTTCTTTTACCCACCAACGAACTCCAACGACAATTCTGGCTCCTGTTTGAGTACCCAGAGAGCTCCAGTGCAGCCAAATCTGTAGCTttggtttctgtgtttgtcATCGTCATTTCCATCTTCATCTTCTGCCTAGAGACTCTGCCAGAGTTCAGGGAGGACAATGACTTTGTCCCAGGCGTAACCCAAATCATCAACGGGACCCAAGACGGTTCTGCCCCTCATCCTGCCGCAAAAGACTTGATGGCGTATATCACAGACCCATTTTTCATTGTGGAGACTATTTGCATCATTTGGTTCTGCTTTGAAGTCGGTGTCCGTTTTGTGGTCTGCCCCAGCAAAAGTGACTTCTTCAATAACATCATGAATATCATTGACATAGTCTCTATAATTCCCTACTTTGTAACCCTGGGAACAGAGCTGGCTACGACCCCTGATGATGATGTGAACTCTGGTCAGAACATGTCCCTGGCAATCCTAAGGATCATCCGACTTGTGAGAGTTTTCCGAATTTTCAAGCTCTCCCGACACTCGAAAGGGCTTCAGATCTTGGGGCAGACCTTGAAAGCCAGTATGCGGGAACTTGGGTTGctcatcttcttccttttcatAGGAGTCATCCTATTCTCAAGTGCCATCTACTTTGCAGAAGTGGATGAGCCCCAGACACAGTTTGTTAGCATCCCTGACGGCTTCTGGTGGGCTGTGGTGACAATGACCACTGTGGGATACGGAGACATGTGCCCCATCACAATGGGAGGCAAAATGGTCGGCACCCTCTGTGCCATTGCTGGTGTCCTGACCATTGCCTTGCCTGTCCCTGTCATCGTCTCCAACTTTAACTATTTTTACCACCGTGAGACCgagcaggaggagaaacagGTGATGGATGCAGCTGCAGAGGCTGCCCAGAAAATGTCAGCTGCAAACAAATACGGAAGCACACCTTCGCTGAACAAAAGTAACGGTACCTGGCAGAATGAGAAAAACGGCATGCACTga
- the LOC137181189 gene encoding potassium voltage-gated channel subfamily A member 2, producing the protein MTVATGDPSDEAAAHPGHPQDYDPEADHECCERVVINISGLRFETQLKTLSQFPETLLGDPKKRMRYFDPLRNEYFFDRNRPSFDAILYYYQSGGRLRRPVNVTLDIFSEEIRFYELGEEAIEMFREDEGFIKEEERPLPDNEFQRQVWLLFEYPESSGPARIIAIISVMVILISIVSFCLETLPIFRNDEDEMHKSHAEVFSPETNTTIISYTSTYFTDPFFILETLCIIWFSFEFLVRFFACPSKAGFFGNIMNIIDIVAIIPYFITLGTELADRPEDGQAGQQAMSLAILRVIRLVRVFRIFKLSRHSKGLQILGQTLKASMRELGLLIFFLFIGVILFSSAVYFAEADEPESQFESIPDAFWWAVVSMTTVGYGDMVPTTIGGKIVGSLCAIAGVLTIALPVPVIVSNFNYFYHRETEGEEQAQYLQVNVPKADSAEELKKSRSGSTISKSDYMEIQEAVNNSNEDFQEENLKTANCTLANTNYVNITKMLTDV; encoded by the coding sequence ATGACTGTTGCCACAGGCGACCCCTCTGATGAAGCGGCTGCACACCCGGGGCACCCGCAGGACTACGACCCTGAGGCCGACCATGAGTGTTGTGAGAGGGTGGTCATCAACATCTCAGGGCTGCGCTTTGAGACTCAACTCAAAACCCTCTCCCAGTTCCCAGAGACTCTGCTGGGGGACCCCAAAAAGAGGATGCGATACTTTGACCCGCTGAGGAACGAGTACTTTTTCGACAGGAACAGACCCAGCTTTGACGCCATATTGTATTATTACCAATCAGGGGGCCGGCTAAGAAGGCCGGTCAATGTCACCCTTGATATTTTCTCAGAGGAGATTCGCTTCTATGAGCTGGGTGAGGAGGCCATCGAGATGTTCAGAGAAGACGAGGGTTTCATCAAGGAGGAGGAGCGTCCTCTTCCTGACAATGAGTTTCAGAGACAGGTGTGGCTGCTGTTCGAGTACCCAGAGAGCTCAGGTCCTGCTAGGATTATTGCCATAATCTCTGTAATGGTCATCCTGATATCTATAGTCAGTTTCTGCTTGGAGACCCTTCCCATTTTCCGCAATGATGAGGATGAAATGCACAAGTCTCATGCGGAAGTCTTTTCACCTGAGACCAACACCACAATCATCAGCTACACATCAACCTACTTCACCGACCCCTTCTTCATCCTGGAGACTCTTTGCATTATATGGTTCTCCTTTGAGTTTCTAGTGCGCTTCTTTGCCTGCCCCAGCAAAGCAGGCTTTTTTGGTAATATAATGAACATTATTGATATTGTTGCTATCATCCCTTACTTCATCACTCTTGGCACAGAGCTAGCTGACAGGCCAGAGGATGGTCAAGCGGGTCAGCAAGCCATGTCTTTAGCCATTCTCAGGGTTATCCGATTAGTACGTGTCTTCAGAATTTTCAAGCTGTCTCGTCACTCCAAGGGGCTTCAGATCCTGGGCCAGACCCTGAAAGCCAGCATGAGAGAGCTCGGCCtcctcattttcttcctcttcatagGGGTCATCCTTTTCTCCAGCGCCGTCTACTTTGCTGAAGCAGACGAGCCAGAGTCACAGTTCGAGAGCATCCCAGATGCGTTTTGGTGGGCTGTGGTGTCCATGACAACAGTTGGCTACGGTGATATGGTCCCAACTACGATTGGTGGCAAGATCGTGGGTTCCCTCTGTGCCATTGCAGGTGTGCTGACCATTGCCTTGCCAGTGCCTGTCATTGTGTCCAACTTCAACTACTTCTATCACCGCGAGACTGAAGGTGAAGAACAAGCTCAGTACCTACAGGTGAACGTGCCCAAAGCCGATTCAGccgaggagctgaagaagagcCGGAGCGGCTCCACCATCAGTAAATCGGACTACATGGAGATCCAGGAGGCTGTGAACAACAGCAACGAGGACTTTCAGGAGGAGAACCTTAAGACAGCCAACTGCACGCTGGCCAACACAAACTATGTAAACATCACCAAAATGCTCACAGACGTGTAG